In Akkermansia muciniphila, the DNA window GCGGTCCTCGTAATTGCGGGCCTGCACCTTCCGGTCCCTCTTTCCGGCCCGTTCCACGTTCATTTGCCTCTTTTTCTGGCGTTTGGCCAACCGGGCTATTTCATCTTCCAGATTCAGGAAGTTGAGATACCGTTCCTTGTCCAGCCGCCCTTCCTCCACGGCTTTCCTGATGGCGCAGCCGGAATCCGTGCCGTGGCTGCAATCCGCGAATTTGCACTCATGGGCCAGCTCCGTCAGATCCGCGAAGCTCTCCCGGAGGGTATGTTCATCCGTCCACATCTGGATTTCCCGGATGCCGGGATTGTCAATCAGCAGGCCGCCGTGCTTGAGGAGCACCAGTTCCCGCGCCACGGTGGTGTGGCGTCCCTTGCCGGTCACCTCGTTCACTTCCCCCGTCCAGAGCCATTCATCCCCCAGCAGGGTATTGACCAGCGTGGATTTTCCCACACCGGAGGAACCGACGATGGAGATGGTCTGCCCCTTGGAAAGGCATTTGCGGAATTCCTTGATTCCCTTGTTGTGCAGGGCGCTGATGCTGATGATGGAGCATTCCGGGGACAGCTCCCGGAGGGTCTGCATGGCTTCCTTCACTTCTTCCCTGGAAAACAGGTCCGCCTTGTTAAGCAGGATAAGGGGGGTGGCCCCACTGCGCCGGATGAGTGTAAAATAGCGCTCCATGCGCCTGGGGTTGAAATCCGTGCCGGGTTCCGTCACCACGGCTACGATGTCCACGTTTGTTCCCAGTACCTGTTCCGCGCTGCTTTTCCCCGGCGCCTTGCGGGAAAAACAGGTCTGGCGGGGAAGAATGGCGCGTATGACGGCTTCATCCCCGGCTTCTCCCAGATCAATCGCCACCCAGTCTCCCACGGCGGGCAGTTCCGCATCCGTGGCCGCGTCATGCCAGAGTTTGCCGCTGACGACGGCCTCCACGTCTTCCCCCCCGTCCAGCAGGGCGGTGAAATTGATTTTTGTTTCCCGGATGAGGCGCCCCGGAATCCAGCCGGGCTTGGCGACGGCGTTGAAAGCGCGTTGAAAGTGGTCGTTCCAGCCTAAATCCTGAAGAGTGACGGGCATGAAAGGTAAAGCTGCGGTTCTGGGGAGGGGTGAGGGCGTCCGGAGACGGTTAGTATTCAATCATGTGAAAAACTCCGTCACGGTTCAAGCACGGAACGAGTATGCCGGTCAGCATGACGTCCCTTTTTCCTGCGCCAGACGGGAGGCGTGCTCAATGATCCGGAGGGCGATCTGCGTTTTAGGCGCTTTTTCCAGCAGTTCCGTCCGGTCCGGATAGACAAGCATGACTTCATTTTCCGAGGAATCAAAACCTATGTCCCTGCGGGAAACGTCGTTGGCTACAACCATGTCGCACCGTTTGCGTTCCAGTTTGCCGCGGGCGTAGTCCTCCACATCGTGGGTTTCCGCCGCAAAGCCTATCAGGACGCCGCTGAAGCCGAATTCCGTACGCATGGAACCCAGGATGTCTCCGGTGCGTTCCAGCTCCAGAATCATGCGTTCCCCCGTTTTCTTGATCTTGCGGTTCGGAACGAAGACAGGGCGGTAATCCGCCACGGCGGCGCTGAGAATGGCGGCATCCGCATAGGGGGCCTGGTTCTTCACGGCGTCATACATTTCCTGCGCGCTTTCCACCGGCAGGAAGTCCACGCCGTGCGGAATGTCCAGGGAGGTGGGGCCGGAGACCAGCAGGACGCTGTGGCCTTCATGCACTGCCGCTTCCGCCAGGCAATACCCCATTTTTCCGGAGGAACGGTTGGTGAGGTATCTGACGGGGTCAATCGCTTCCCTGGTGGGGCCTGCCGTGATGAGAAAACGCATGAGCGGCATTATGCGGAATCACGGGTAAAAGTGAAGAGTGATGTTGTGCAGCCGGGCATAATGTTCCGGCTTGACTCCTTCCCGCGATTGGGGGAGTTATGAAGACGTGATTTATTGGGACAATAACGCCACCACTCCGCTGGCTCCGGAGGTTTACGCGGCCATGGAGCCGTTTTTGAAAGAACGGTTTTTCAACCCTTCCGCCGGTTACGGCTGCGCCAGGCTCGTGCGTGAAGCGGTGGAGGAGGCCCGTGCGGACGTGGCCGCCCTCCTGGGGGCGTTTCCTTCGGAAATCGTGTTTACCTCCGGCGGCACGGAGGCCACCAATGCGGCATTCCGCCAGATGGCCGGGGAGCGGGGCCGGGGCATAGGCGTGCTTTCCACGGATCATGACGCTTCACTGAAAACGGCTCTGGCCCTGGGCCATGGCCGTGTTTGCCCCGTGGACCGGGAAGGCCGCGCCGTTCCGGAGGAGTGGGAGGCTGTTTGTGCGGATGGTGCGGCCGGGGTCTCCTTTGCTTGGGCCAATAACGAGACGGGCGCATTGCAGGATGCGGCGGCCTTGTGCTCCGCAGCACGGCGGCATGCTGTTCCCGTGCATTTGGACATGGTGCAGTGCGCCGGGAAAATTCCCGTGAACCTGCACGGGATGGAGGTGGATTACGCCTCCGTATCCGCCCATAAGTTTCATGGCCCCAAGGGGGCGGGCTGCCTGTACAGGCGTTCCGGCGCTCCGCTGGCTCCCTCTCTGTTTGGCGGGGGGCAGGAGCACGGCCTGAGGTCGGGGACGGAGAATGTTCCGGGGATCATCGGCTTTGGCGCGGCGGCGCGCGCGGCGTTGCGGCATTTGGAGGAGGACGCCGGGCGTCTGGCCCGGATGCGTGATTCCTTTGAATCCCGCCTGAAGGCGGAGGTTCCGGGCGTAACCGTGCATTCCGGAGGGATGGCGCGCATCCCGAATACCTCCAATCTGGCATTTGACGGCTGTACGGCGGAGGCGCTGATGCTGTTGCTGGAGCCCGCCGGACTGCTGTGTTCCGCGGGGTCCGCCTGCCACACCCTGCAGCCCATGCCGTCCCACGTCCTGACGGCCATGGGGCTTTCTGACGGGGCGGTACGCTCCTCTCTGCGTTTTTCCCTGTCCTCCATGACCACGGAGGAGGAAGTGGCGCAGGCGGCGGCCCTGGTGGCCTCCGCCGTCCGGAAGGTGCGCGGCGTGCAGTCCTCCCGGACTGGCCCGGTGCTTGTTTATAAGCCGTAATGCGTTCCACTCTCCGGAAGAGGCGTCCGGCCGGAACGGGCGGCTCCGCATGAGTCCTTTTTCTGCCCGCAGACGGTATTTTCCTTCTTGAATCTGTACGGTTCTTTTGTTAGCCTGTACAAACTGCGGAGGAATGTGCCGCCCGCGTGTTGTCAATGTATGAAGATAGAACATTACCAGAGCAAGGATGAAACGGAGGTCCTGAATATTTGGATGAAAGCGTCCGAACAGGCCCATGCTTTTGCAGGGGTGGGGTTCTGGTGCGGCCTGGTGGAGGAGATGAAACAGGTGTACCTGCCCAGGGCGCGCACGTGGGTATGCCGGGCCGGAGGAGGCGTGGCCGGATTTGCCTGCCTGGTGGGGGAAGGGGAGCTGGCCGCCCTGTTTGTGGCTCCGGAGCGCCAGTGTGAGGGGATAGGCACGGCGTTGCTGGATTGGGTGAAAGAGCACAGCAAGGGAATGCTGACGGTGGGAGTGTATGAGGAAAACCCCCGTGCCCGCGCGTTTTATGAACGCGGCGGCTTTGTGGAGATCGGCTCCAGGGATGATGAGCTGACAGGAAGCCGGGAGTACCGGTTGGAATGGAAAAGAGAGAGTAACCAATAAACATAAAAAAGGCGGAGGTTCCAGTGAACCTCCGCCCGGGTGAAGCAGATAAGCGTCAGGCAAGTTCCACCTTGACGCCGCTCTTCTCAATCTGGTCAGCCATTTCAGGAGAAAGGGCTTCATCAGTGATGAGCATGGAAATCTGGGAGGGCGCAACGGTGTAGAATGCCGGGTTGTTCGCCACGCTGGTGGAAGGCGTGGCGATGATCACCTTGGCATCCGGAGGGATGACGCTCTTGATGAATTCGGATTGCAGCATGTTCTTGTATCCGGCTCCATGCTTGGGGGAATAGCAGTCCGGCGTCAGCACAACCATGTCAATGCTCAGGGAACCGGCGGCCTTGGCGGCTTCCTGTCCCACATAAACCAGGGCTTCACGGTCAAACCGTCCGCCTGTGCAGTAGAAGCTCAGGTTCGGAATGCCTTCAAGCCGGGTCAGCAGCGTGGGGTTGTTGGAGACCACATGCGTGTCCCGGGAATTGATATGGTTGCAGATCTGGTAGCCCATGGTGCTGCTGTCAATGAACATGACCACGGAAGCGGGGATGTTCTGGACCGCTTTTTTTGCAATCCTTATGGAAACATCGTCCTGAGTGACGATGTCTTCATGGAGGGATTTATGGGTAAGCGCCAGGGCCCCGCCGTGGACACGCTTGAGAAAGCCGCGTTTTTCAAGGTTAATTAAATCATTGCGGACGGTTTCGTCCGTGACCTTCATCTGTTTGGCCAAGGCGATAGTTCTTGCGGCTCCATGCTCGGCCAGGGTTTTCAGAATGAACTCTTTACGTTGGGATGCTAAATACATTGCGTTCTGTTTTTCTATGTAGAATATTTACACATTCTATGTGTTAAGTCGTTTTCTAACAATTTTTCACTATGTCAGTCAAGCGTTAGAAATTCTAAGTTTTGATTGTTATTGTGAATAATGCCGTTTTTGTAATGATGGGACAATTGAATACCGAGAAATGTACAAAAATAATTTTATGATGCACAAACTAGTTATCGGTATGACAGAGTTTATCAATCTGGAATGGTGATGGAAGCCGGGTCGAAGTTGGGAGTGGGGAACGTGAGCTGGAGATGGCGGAGCTTTTCCACCATCAGGCGGGCGACGACAAGGTTCCGGTACCATTTCCGGTCTGCCGGGATAATGTACCAGGGAGCGTCCGGAGTGGATGTCTTTTCAATGAGATCCTGATAGGCCGTCTGGAATTCTTCCCAGCGGTTCCGGTCATCCAGGTCGTCCATGCAGAACTTCCAAAGTTTATCCGGGTCCTGGAGCCTGGATTCCAGCCTTCTTTTCTGTTCCGCCTTGGAGATATTCAGGAATAGCTTAATAATGACGGTACCTTCTTCCGCAAGCATGGATTCAAAATCCAGAACGTGCTTGTAGCGGCGTTTCCAGACGGGGTCCGGAAAGATCTTTTTCACGCGCACGGCGATGATGTCTTCATAGTGGGAGCGGTTGAAGACGGCGATCTGCCCCTTGGACGGCACTTCCTTGTGCACGCGCCACAGGAAGTCATGGTCCAGTTCTTCAATGGTGGGTTTTTTGAACGGGACCACGTGCAGCCCCTGCGGGTCCACACGGGAAAAGACGTGCTTGACGCAGCCGTCCTTGCCGCCCGCGTCCATGGCCTGGAGGATGAGGAGGACTCTGTGCTTGTGCTGGGCAAAGAGTTTTTTCTGCAATTCCTGCAATTCCTCCCTCAGCTTGTCGAATTCGATCAGGGATTCCTCCTTGGTTCCGGAGAAGAGAGATTTATCATCCGGGGAGTAATCCTTTAAACGCAGTTTTTTGCCCGGAGGCACCAGGTAACGGTTCATTGTATGCGAAGTTAATGTTGGAGAGGCGGTAGAAGCTGGGGAAGATGTTTTCACGGCGGAGGGTTTGGCTGACGGATCCAGGCCAAAGAATTGTTCAAGGGCGTCCTTGATGACTTTCCTTTTGAATTTGGGGAACATCTCCAGCTTGATATTCTGGAGCGGAATCCATTTCGTTTTGGAGAATTCGGGGCTGCGGTGCAGGTCCGTCTTGGGCCGCCTGGTCTTGCAGCGTACGAGGAAGTAGGTTTGTTCCTGGCCTACCCAGCGCGTGACTTTCCGGTTGCTGGACGGGTATTTGTAACGCAGTCCGGAGAGACTGCTCACGATGGTGTAGTCAGAGGGGCGCAGGCCCACTTCCTCCCATACCTCCCTGGCCAGGGCGTGTTCAATACTTTCATTTTTAATGACGCCCCCCTGAGGGAAGTGCCAGTACGGGTTGCGGCCGTTGTCCTTGCCCAGCAGTACGTAGCCGTCAGTGTCCATGATGATGGCGGCGGCGTTAATTCTCCAGGTTTTGTCTGTGGGAGGCGTGTCCATGGCGGGAGGGGAAGCGGCTTACCTGGCTGTTTGCTCCGGAGTTTCCGGTTTTCCGGCTTCCGGGGCGGCTTTTTCCGGTTCATCCTGCCAGATGAAGTGTTCCAATTGGATGCGGCGCGCATAAGCCGCCGCCTCTCTGGCCCGGGGGCCGGACGTTTGCGCCAGTTTTTTAGCCAGTGCCAGCGCGCCGTCCCAGTCCTGGAGCTGGCCCATCAGGCGGATGGAGGCGAATCCGGCATTGTAGAACCAGTGCCAGTCCCGGCGCTTGTTGGCGGAACTGCCGCTGGGCGTATGAGCCAGGATGGAGGCGTAGTCATCCAGCGCTTTTTTCTGGTCGTTCATCCGTTCATAGAACTGGGCGCGCTGGGTAAGGGCCTTGAATTTCCAGGCCAGGCCCAGGTTTGGGGTGTCCAGGATTTCCGTGCACAGGTTGATGGCTCTGCGGAGGGTGTTTGAGTTGGTGTCCTCCTTCGTCACCCAGGCGTCCGCCTGGATGGAGAGGGCCAGGAGGCGCATGTACCGCGGCAGCGGAGTGGAGAGC includes these proteins:
- a CDS encoding phosphopantothenoylcysteine decarboxylase encodes the protein MRFLITAGPTREAIDPVRYLTNRSSGKMGYCLAEAAVHEGHSVLLVSGPTSLDIPHGVDFLPVESAQEMYDAVKNQAPYADAAILSAAVADYRPVFVPNRKIKKTGERMILELERTGDILGSMRTEFGFSGVLIGFAAETHDVEDYARGKLERKRCDMVVANDVSRRDIGFDSSENEVMLVYPDRTELLEKAPKTQIALRIIEHASRLAQEKGTSC
- a CDS encoding GNAT family N-acetyltransferase yields the protein MKIEHYQSKDETEVLNIWMKASEQAHAFAGVGFWCGLVEEMKQVYLPRARTWVCRAGGGVAGFACLVGEGELAALFVAPERQCEGIGTALLDWVKEHSKGMLTVGVYEENPRARAFYERGGFVEIGSRDDELTGSREYRLEWKRESNQ
- a CDS encoding cysteine desulfurase family protein gives rise to the protein MTPSRDWGSYEDVIYWDNNATTPLAPEVYAAMEPFLKERFFNPSAGYGCARLVREAVEEARADVAALLGAFPSEIVFTSGGTEATNAAFRQMAGERGRGIGVLSTDHDASLKTALALGHGRVCPVDREGRAVPEEWEAVCADGAAGVSFAWANNETGALQDAAALCSAARRHAVPVHLDMVQCAGKIPVNLHGMEVDYASVSAHKFHGPKGAGCLYRRSGAPLAPSLFGGGQEHGLRSGTENVPGIIGFGAAARAALRHLEEDAGRLARMRDSFESRLKAEVPGVTVHSGGMARIPNTSNLAFDGCTAEALMLLLEPAGLLCSAGSACHTLQPMPSHVLTAMGLSDGAVRSSLRFSLSSMTTEEEVAQAAALVASAVRKVRGVQSSRTGPVLVYKP
- a CDS encoding DeoR/GlpR family DNA-binding transcription regulator; translated protein: MYLASQRKEFILKTLAEHGAARTIALAKQMKVTDETVRNDLINLEKRGFLKRVHGGALALTHKSLHEDIVTQDDVSIRIAKKAVQNIPASVVMFIDSSTMGYQICNHINSRDTHVVSNNPTLLTRLEGIPNLSFYCTGGRFDREALVYVGQEAAKAAGSLSIDMVVLTPDCYSPKHGAGYKNMLQSEFIKSVIPPDAKVIIATPSTSVANNPAFYTVAPSQISMLITDEALSPEMADQIEKSGVKVELA
- a CDS encoding PPK2 family polyphosphate kinase, yielding MDTPPTDKTWRINAAAIIMDTDGYVLLGKDNGRNPYWHFPQGGVIKNESIEHALAREVWEEVGLRPSDYTIVSSLSGLRYKYPSSNRKVTRWVGQEQTYFLVRCKTRRPKTDLHRSPEFSKTKWIPLQNIKLEMFPKFKRKVIKDALEQFFGLDPSAKPSAVKTSSPASTASPTLTSHTMNRYLVPPGKKLRLKDYSPDDKSLFSGTKEESLIEFDKLREELQELQKKLFAQHKHRVLLILQAMDAGGKDGCVKHVFSRVDPQGLHVVPFKKPTIEELDHDFLWRVHKEVPSKGQIAVFNRSHYEDIIAVRVKKIFPDPVWKRRYKHVLDFESMLAEEGTVIIKLFLNISKAEQKRRLESRLQDPDKLWKFCMDDLDDRNRWEEFQTAYQDLIEKTSTPDAPWYIIPADRKWYRNLVVARLMVEKLRHLQLTFPTPNFDPASITIPD
- the rsgA gene encoding ribosome small subunit-dependent GTPase A; the encoded protein is MPVTLQDLGWNDHFQRAFNAVAKPGWIPGRLIRETKINFTALLDGGEDVEAVVSGKLWHDAATDAELPAVGDWVAIDLGEAGDEAVIRAILPRQTCFSRKAPGKSSAEQVLGTNVDIVAVVTEPGTDFNPRRMERYFTLIRRSGATPLILLNKADLFSREEVKEAMQTLRELSPECSIISISALHNKGIKEFRKCLSKGQTISIVGSSGVGKSTLVNTLLGDEWLWTGEVNEVTGKGRHTTVARELVLLKHGGLLIDNPGIREIQMWTDEHTLRESFADLTELAHECKFADCSHGTDSGCAIRKAVEEGRLDKERYLNFLNLEDEIARLAKRQKKRQMNVERAGKRDRKVQARNYEDRVDLERRHKPNHRSHD